The genomic region GCGAGCGCCTGGCCTTCATGGGTAATTAAGCGGGTTGCAGACCGAGGCAACTCGGCTACTGTTTCCCGAGGCTGATGCACCTAAACTGTCCCGCTGACCCGGCTTATGATTAAATTCCTCATCCCTATTCTTCTTGGTTCAACCGCGATGGTCAGCGATGGGCAGCAATGCGTTATTCTCCCAGCCCAGCAAGCGCTTCAATTTGGGTTGCTGGAGATTGGAACGTATTCCGGGGGACAAAGTGTCGATGTAGCCAATTCGCCGCAATGGCTCGAGGATGGCCGCGTTATCATTGGCGCGGCCGATGACGACACGGTCGCGTTTAATCGTGGCGCGATCTATTTGTTCCATCCGGTCTCACACGGGCTCGATTTGCAGACTAAGATCTTGCCTCCTTCGGATATCAAGGGCCTGGGAGGCGAACTAGCGGCCAGCGAAGGTTGGATTGCCGCCACGGCTGCGACAGTGTCCAGCAACATCACCACCGTTTGTCTTTACCAGGCGACCAATGGGAGTGACTTCGCTTTTCGCACGAATCTTTTTTCCAGCGATGTGCCGATGGTGGGATCGTCGTTCGGGAGCGGCTTTCGTGGCATCTCGATGTCTGGTTCGTGGCTGGCGGCTGTGGAATATGTGAATCCGCCCAAGGTGCATCTGTTCAAGCGGGATGCGGACGGAATATGGCATCGGCGTCAGACGCTGGCGTTCCCTGGAGAGAGCACGTCGTTTCAACAGGCGAACGTGCGGATCTTTGGAGATCTCCTGGCAATGGGACAGCCCAACAACGGCCATTCCAGCTTCAAAGGCGCGGTTCACCTCTGGCGCCATCAGCTCAACGACACGTGGATCTTTGAAACCACGCTGGTGCCGCCCGGCCTTGATGCAGGGGATCGCTTTGGTGTCGCCACTGCGTTGGACAACGACCGAATCTTCGCCACCGCTCCCGCCGCGGATGTGGGCGATGTCGTGGATTGCGGGGCTGCCTATGTGTTTCGCCGGGTGAATGCGGTTTGGACGTTCGAATCCAAGATCGCCGCGGCTTTTCCAAAAATGAATGATGTCATGGGATTTCAAATTGCGTTTAGTCCGCTGGGCGGATCCTTTCTGGCGATCGCAACGCGTGGGAACATCTGGATGTTTCAACCGAACGGAATCCACTGGGCGCAGGTTTCGAGGGGCCATTCCGGCAAGGTTTTTCGGAACTGGGAAAGTCCGGCTGGGGAGATCAACTCCTACAGTTATGGTTTCATTGGAGCCTCGGTGGATGAGCTTGCGATTCGCGGCCACCAGGTGGTTGCGGGGTTGCCGGCCTCGAGCACGCTGCTCGAGCATGGCTGGCATGCGATTATAACACGGTTTGTCACGAATAATCCCTGCACCAGCGTTCCGATTGGTTACCGTCCCATTGGTGCCGCTTCGGGCAGTGGCAATCCACCGCCCGCGTCAGATGCCGATGGGGATGGGCGGAGCGACCTGGCAGAAATGTATTTCGGCACGTACGCGGACCGCAGCAATGTGCTGTCGAGCGGCATCAAGGGAGCATTGTCCCACGACAGGAGGCTGACTGTGGAATGGCCGCACGCCACCGACCCAGAGCTGATGGTGAGCGCGAAACCAGAGTGGGGCACCAATCTGTCGTCCTGGACGACAAATGGGATCACGATTGAAAAAGTTCGTGATGAAGCTGAATACGGACGGGAGATTCTTCAAGCCTCGCTTCCGATCACGAATGGTGCGGCGGCCTTCTTTCGATTGGTTATCTCGGAACCTCCTGCACCTCCGCCGACTGAATGAGGGTCCCCGGCAACGAATCGGAGATGCAGCAGTTTCATGGAATCGCATTGCGCACGCGCTGCGGAGTGAACAGATTCATGCAATGACTTCGAAACGGTGGCGGTCGATCGTGCTGTTAATGGCGCTTTCGATGACGCATTGCTCCCGTCCGCCGGAATCCCACCTGACCCTGGCGCCGATCTGCAAGGCTGAAAACCGCAGCGCATGGATGTCTGTTTCGGGTTTGTGTCATATCCTGGCGTTTTATGGGTTAGGGCCGACGGATTTACCGGGCATTGCGTCTGGCAAGGAGATAATAACCTTACTGACGGATGAAGCCGCCGCAGCTGCGGCGTTCGGACGATCTCCTTTTGTCAAAGCGGGTGAAGGGGTGAGATATGCCTTGTTCGATGAGGCGTCGTGGGAGGTTGCAGTCGGGGAAGCGCATCGGGACCAATGCCTCGCAACGTTTGCCGCGCTGGACCTGCCGCTGCACACACCTGTACGGCTGAACTCCGGCGCGCGCACGCTGCGCGACTTGCTTGCGGAATCCATGGCGGGATTTGACCTGGATCGGAAGGAAATTGCGTGGTCGGCAATGGCGTTTGCAAGATATCTCCCGCCGCTAAGTTCCTGGACCAACCGGGCTGGCATAGGAGTTAGTTTTTCCGCGCTGGCCAATGCGCTGATGGCAATCGATTTGAACTCACAAAAGTGCGCGGGCGTTCATGTGATTGAAGCGTTGCTGGCGATCGAGGCGGCCGACGCTGTCCATTTGATCCTGGATCCATCGACGCGCAACGCCCTGCGATCCCGCTTGAACCCAACCCTGCGGAATGCGGGGGAACGGCAGCGAAGCGACGGCATGTGGGGTAAGTCCTGGTGCGCAGGGATGAACGACGAGACCGAGCCGATGTCGCCGTTTCAGATGAGCTTCCTCGTAACCGGGCACCTGCTGGATCTTTTTGCCCGACTGGATTCGGATCGAAGGCCTGATCGCGCTTCGTTGGAACGGGCAGCGCGTGCTTTGACAGCAGCAATGCGATCGACGGATGTTAGGCCGAACGGATTTTGGGTGTGTCCGTATTCGCATGCGGCACGGGGTGTGAATGCGGTTTGGAAGCTGGAGGAGTAAAGGCGCGTCTCCACCACGAATCACTCGAATCACACGAAACAGCATTTCGGGAATGGCGGAACGGTTTTTCGCGAAACACGACGCCTGCGTCTTGACGTTTCGAGACGGGAAAAAATTTCGTCGACACCCACCGGGAGGCATACGCCGGAGAGAGCGAGATTCAGGCCAATTAACGGGCGTTTTAATCCGGAGGGCTTTGCAGATCCACCTTGCATTTTTCCCTCGCGTTCCCTAAAAGCGAGGGCGTGCCAACGCCGAACGAAAACCCTGAAGGGCGTGGTGTCCCTTCGTCCCGGCCAAAAGCCCTGCTGGGGGTGGTGTTTGCTGCGCTGATCGCCCTCGGAGTGTGGGCTGTTTTGCGTTCCACGCGATCGCCAGAGACGCCCGCCCCAGGCGGGACGAACGGCGTCGACGTCGCCCTCGCGCCTTCGTATTCCGCGGTCCTGTTGACGAATGCGCCCGGTCCGCTGGTGGCCGACCCCCGCTGGTCCGGGGTGCTTGGGGTTTTGGAGTCGATGAAGAATTGGGCGGAGGCGAATCCCGTGTGCCACTTGCTGGTCACTACGGAGGGGCTGGGCGGCAAAACCTACGCCGAAACCGAGATGTTCCGCTTCCAGGAAACCGACGGCACCAACCTCGTGACGCGCATCAAAGTGCATCTCCGATTTCCCAATGACGTGACGTTCCTGATCGAAAAGGTCGGCGAGGAAATCATCGCCTACCTGCCGGAAAGCGATCAATTGGTGAAGGTGGACGCAGAGAAGGAAATTTCGAAGCAACTCGGGCTGGACCTGCAGAATCCGGGAACGCAGTCGTTCCTGAACCTGTTGCGGCTTGCGTTCGTGGAAACCAACAACACCCATCGGGCGCTGACATTCGCGTTCAAACCCGAGGTGCTGAACGTGCCCTCGGCGGCCTCAGCAGATTCTTTTACAACGTTGCGCATCGATGAAAAGGGCGCGCTGCAGACCGTGGAGCAGACCGAGGGCGGTGAGCATCGGGTGATGCGGGTGCGTTACGTGGCGTTCCAGCAGGAAGCCGTTGTGCGCGCCGCGCCGCAGATTCCAGAAGATAAACCTGTCGTTACCGGCAAGGCGTTCGCCATCGCGTTGCAGGAAGAGATCATGAAAGTGAGAGAGAAAGGAAACCGCATCTGATATGAAAAAACGTTTCGAGATTCCGGTTGAGCCCAGCGGATTC from Verrucomicrobiia bacterium harbors:
- a CDS encoding FG-GAP repeat protein — encoded protein: MIKFLIPILLGSTAMVSDGQQCVILPAQQALQFGLLEIGTYSGGQSVDVANSPQWLEDGRVIIGAADDDTVAFNRGAIYLFHPVSHGLDLQTKILPPSDIKGLGGELAASEGWIAATAATVSSNITTVCLYQATNGSDFAFRTNLFSSDVPMVGSSFGSGFRGISMSGSWLAAVEYVNPPKVHLFKRDADGIWHRRQTLAFPGESTSFQQANVRIFGDLLAMGQPNNGHSSFKGAVHLWRHQLNDTWIFETTLVPPGLDAGDRFGVATALDNDRIFATAPAADVGDVVDCGAAYVFRRVNAVWTFESKIAAAFPKMNDVMGFQIAFSPLGGSFLAIATRGNIWMFQPNGIHWAQVSRGHSGKVFRNWESPAGEINSYSYGFIGASVDELAIRGHQVVAGLPASSTLLEHGWHAIITRFVTNNPCTSVPIGYRPIGAASGSGNPPPASDADGDGRSDLAEMYFGTYADRSNVLSSGIKGALSHDRRLTVEWPHATDPELMVSAKPEWGTNLSSWTTNGITIEKVRDEAEYGREILQASLPITNGAAAFFRLVISEPPAPPPTE